The Oscarella lobularis chromosome 9, ooOscLobu1.1, whole genome shotgun sequence genome includes a window with the following:
- the LOC136191611 gene encoding LOW QUALITY PROTEIN: serine/threonine-protein kinase tricornered-like (The sequence of the model RefSeq protein was modified relative to this genomic sequence to represent the inferred CDS: substituted 1 base at 1 genomic stop codon), which yields MAEAEDAVRYSEHTVDKASKAKMALESYYENLFSQYKERIARYETLERTLHELSLSETEKAERRKQAAQKETEFLRLKRTRIGVEDFESLKVIGRGAFGEVRLVQKNDTGHVYAMKILRKSDLLAKEQVAHVRAERDVMVEADNPWVVKMYYSFQDTQNLYLIMEFLPGGDMMTLLIKRDTLTEGETRFYMAEAILAIDFIHRLGFIHRDIKPDNLLLDSKGHLKLADFGLCTGLKKAHRTDFYRDLTSSDKHKNSGTFSXTKRVVISFLSTRPLCFRSVIHPDLKIESWKKNRRAVAYSTVGTPDYIAPEVFLQTGYMKAVDWWSLGVIMYEMLIGYPPFCSETPQETYRKIMRWREYLVFPPENPISAESRDLIKKLCTTADRRIGRENVAEIKSHPFFHGVDWEHIRDRPAAIPVLVRSIDDTSNFDEFPDLEFKAGFNEDTLDSRDWVFMNFTFKRFEGLTQRGLKIPNLS from the exons ATGGCCGAAGCTGAGGACGCCGTCCGGTACTCCGAGCACACGGTCGACAAGGCGTCTAAAGCGAAAATGGCGTTGGAGAGCTACTACGAGAATCTTTTCTCGCAGTACAAGGAGCGCATAGcgag ATACGAAACGCTCGAAAGAACGCTCCACGAGCTTTCCTTATCCGAAACGGAG AAAGCGGAAAGGCGGAAACAGGCGGCTCAAAAAGAAACCGAATTCCTACGATTGAAACGCAcgcgaatcggcgtcgagGACTTCGAGAGCCTGAAAGTGATCGGTCGCGGCGCTTTCGGCGAG GTCCGGCTTGTACAGAAAAACGACACTGGCCACGTTTACGCTATGAAAATATTAAGAAAATCGGATCTTTTAGCTAAGGAACAA GTTGCTCACGTTCGAGCCGAGAGAGACGTCATGGTCGAAGCGGACAATCCGTGGGTCGTCAAGATGTATTATTCGTTTCAGGACACGCAGAATCTCTATCTCATTATGGAATTTCTACCCGGAG GTGATATGATGACGTTGCTGATCAAGAGAGATACGCTAACCGAAGGCGAAACGCGATTCTACATGGCCGAAGCGATTCTCGCCATCGATTTCATTCATCGTCTCGGATTTATTCACCGCGACATCAAACCGGACAATCTTCTGCTGGACAGCAAG GGTCATCTGAAGTTAGCTGACTTTGGGCTTTGCACTGGCCTAAAGAAAGCCCATCGCACGGACTTCTACAGGGACTTGACGTCGAGTGATAAGCATAAAAATTCCGGTACGTTCTCCTAAACAAAACGTGTAGTAATTTCTTTCCTGAGTACACGACCTCTTTGTTTTCGATCAGTTATTCATCCTGACTTGAAGATAGAGAGCTGGAAGAAAAATAGGAGAGCCGTG GCTTATTCTACTGTTGGCACTCCGGACTACATAGCCCCGGAAGTCTTTCTCCAAACTGGCTACATGAAGGCCGTCGACTGGTGGTCCCTCGGCGTCATTATGTACGAAATGCTGATAGGCTATCCTCCCTTCTGTTCAGAGACACCCCAAG AAACGTACAGGAAGATCATGCGATGGAGAGAATACTTGGTGTTTCCTCCAGAGAATCCAATATCAGCTGAATCTAGAGATCTTATTAAAAA ACTCTGCACCACTGCTGATCGTAGGATAGGGAGAGAGAACGTGGCGGAAATAAAGTCGCATCCCTTTTTCCACGGCGTTGATTGGGAGCACATCAG GGATAGGCCTGCAGCTATTCCCGTGCTCGTCCGATCCATAGATGACACCTcaaattttgacgaatttcctGATCTAGAATTCAAAGCAG GATTCAATGAGGACACACTGGACAGTCGCGATTGGGTATTCATGAATTTCACGTTCAAACGATTTGAGGGGCTCACTCAGCGTGGCCTCAAAATACCCAATTTATCGTAA
- the LOC136191618 gene encoding cytosolic Fe-S cluster assembly factor NUBP1 homolog — MTDASCPGIGTEKAGTADGCANCPSKSFCQSNNQEAVAATRKEDLAQVKKRLSGVRHKLLILSGKGGVGKSTVATQLAHYLSQKDYQVGLLDIDICGPSVPRMTGCQGESIHQSSSGWSPVYVNDHLSIMSVGLLVEDEDTAIIWRGPKKNGLIKQFLSDVDWGDLDFLLVDTPPGTSDEHLSAVQFFQASDRDGAIVVTTPQEVSLLDVRKELDFCRKVKIPILGLIENMSGFVCPQCKCSSQLFPPTTGGAQTMASEMEIPLLGCLPIDTEIGKACDEGRAFVGRTEDSPGLQALHSIGTKIIELCDAMSQK, encoded by the exons ATGACCGACGCAA GCTGTCCGGGAATTGGCACGGAGAAGGCAGGCACGGCAGACGGCTGCGCAAACTGCCCTAGCAAATCGTTCTGCCAGTCGAACAATCAAGAGGCCGTTGCAGCTACGC GTAAAGAAGATCTTGCCCAGGTGAAGAAACGGCTTTCTGGAGTCCGTCACAAGTTGCTGATTCTCTCCGGCAAAGGGGGAGTCGGCAAGAGCACGGTTGCCACGCAACTGGCTCACTATCTCTCCCAAAAAGACTATCAG GTCGGTTTGCTTGACATTGACATATGCGGTCCCTCCGTTCCTCGAATGACTGGCTGCCAGGGAGAAAGTATTCATCAGAGCAGCAGTGGCTGGTCTCCCGTG TACGTCAATGATCATCTCTCTATTATGTCTGTCGGTCTTCTCGTTGAGGACGAAGACACGGCGATCATATGGAGAGGCCCGAAGAAAAACGGATTAATAAAGCAGTTCTTgagtgacgtcgattggGGCGATCTCGACTTTCTTTTGGTCGACACGCCGCCTGGAACATCGGATGAGCATTTGTCTGCTGTTCAGTTCTTCCAGGCGTCTGATCGAGACGGCGCAATTGTCGTAACGACTCCCCAA GAGGTATCACTGCTGGACGTGCGAAAGGAGTTGGACTTTTGCCGAAAGGTCAAGATTCCCATACTGGGGCTCATTGAGAATATGAGCGGTTTCGTATGCCCTCAGTGCAag TGCTCGTCGCAGCTGTTTCCTCCGACGACTGGCGGAGCGCAAACGATGGCGTCAGAAATGGAAATACCGCTTTTGGGTTGTCTGCCTATCGATACTGAAATCG GTAAAGCCTGTGATGAAGGCAGAGCGTTTGTAGGGCGGACGGAAGACTCCCCAGGCCTACAGGCGCTGCACAGCATAGGAACGA AAATCATTGAATTATGCGATGCCATGAGTCAAAAGTAA
- the LOC136191599 gene encoding basic helix-loop-helix ARNT-like protein 1, translating into MADSPSLETMSVTAIRRSKRPLPMLGDDDDDSDGQSSGLDGQERSRATHNQIEKRRREKMNSYIKELENMVPGCVATNKKLDKLTVLKLAVQHLRELRGDPSDDEEIQSQKPTFLSDDELKYLILEAADGFLFVVGCELGNILYVSDSVSPLLQQEQNEWIGQRIQDIVHPRDVAKVMEQLAPNDSQSSDVAVASADANAKRGANGNAEGVRRSFFCRFRCGEDVASAVAPSSVQALEEPRQSVAQGSPRGNRRHHYAVVHVTGYLKSWDPTPENEDVLDDLNGNKTCLIAIARLQTMTAGRSDESSGATEFMSRHTLDGKFSFVDQRVVDVLGYLPQELIGSSFYEFYHRDDVPRLAEDHKALLSGKQDVLESHYRFKSKSGQWVWLQSRRFGFRNPWTSDIDYIVSQNILASREPPVGFSSASPQSSLALPPLTSHQPVAAAAAATTSFPSPSSAVFSNSSSPAIPASSPPATVVSLSHYQPPPQEQPVQQQPVQQQPPIQRQPSNSSARSQTISRPSPVASSIAPPSPQVSSRLQPPLHFTYTESSRVQPPPQQVPASLLSQFPDATHNAVSPPQLHIPAQSHGSRDGAPAHSYPLTHVSFSASQPLPPSNIQSFSPQIIEVPERGPDSVLMSGSSPMFLNRYGQSHQGIHSVSSRPYASAPQYFGSPQYQQPQMATPPPPPQPPPPPPPPPPPPQPLQHHISQYHHHHQLQHHHAPQVGGGGGVFPPSTFAWPDNDDSSVVASFLSSLIEQQSTDLNQLQPTIPGNGLSPPMRRS; encoded by the exons ATGGCCGATTCTCCGTCTCTCGAAACCATGTCCGTAACGGCGATAAGACGATCCAAACGACCTCTCCCAATGTTGGGCGA cgacgacgacgattcggacgGACAATC ATCCGGCTTGGACGGTCAAGAGAGATCGCG TGCCACTCATAACCAAAtcgaaaagcgtcgtcgcgagaagATGAACAGCTATATCAAGGAGCTGGAGAACATGGTTCCCGGTTGCGTGGCGACGAACAAGAAGTTAGACAAGCTGACCGTGCTTAAGCTCGCCGTTCAGCACTTGAGAGAATTGCGAG gTGATCcgagtgacgacgaagagataCAGAGCCAAAAGCCGACGTTTCTCTCAGACGACGAGCTGAAGTATCTCATCCTCGAG GCGGCCGATGGTTTTCTGTTTGTCGTTGGCTGCGAATTGGGAAACATTCTCTACGTGTCCGACTCGGTTTCGCCTCTGCTTCAACAGGAACAG AACGAATGGATTGGCCAGCGCATTCAGGACATCGTTCAtccgcgcgacgtcgccaagGTAATGGAGCAACTCGCTCCGAACGACTCCCAGtcaagcgacgtcgccgtcgccagcgccgacgcgaacgcgaaacgCGGCGCCAACGGCAACGCGGAAGGCGTGCGACGCTCGTTCTTCTGTCGCTTTCGATGCGGCGAAGACGTGGCGAGCGCCGTCGCGCCCAGTTCCGTTCAGGCGTTGGAAGAGCCGAGGCAGTCGGTCGCTCAGGGCTCGCCGCGCGGAAATAGGCGACATCACTACGCCGTCGTTCATGTGACTGG CTACCTGAAGTCGTGGGATCCCACGCCCGAGAACGAGGACGTGCTGGATGACCTAAACGGCAACAAGACGTGTCTCATCGCCATAGCGCGCCTTCAGACAATGACGGCGGGCCgcagcgacgaatcgtcgggCGCCACCGAGTTCATGTCTCGACACACGTTGGACGGAAAGTTCAGTTTCGTTGACCAAAG aGTCGTTGACGTGCTTGGTTACCTTCCCCAAGAACTGATTGGCTCCTCGTTCTACGAGTTCTATCACCGAGACGACGTGCCGCGACTCGCCGAAGATCACAAAGCCC TTCTCAGCGGCAAGCAGGACGTTCTAGAGAGTCACTATCGCTTCAAGAGCAAATCTGGTCAGTGGGTTTGGCTtcaatcgcgtcgattcggcttTCGCAATCCGTGGACGAGCGACATCGACTACATCGTGTCTCAGAATATCCTCGCATCGAG aGAGCCGCCCGTGGGCTTCTCCTCCGCCTCCCCGCAGAGCTCCCTCGCTTTGCCGCCTTTGACATCGCACCaacccgtcgccgccgccgccgccgccaccactTCATTTCCTTCGCCATCCTCCGCCGTTTTTTCTAACAGCTCAAGTCCGGCTATTCCCGCGTCTTCTCCACCCGCGACCGTCGTCAGTTTGTCGCACTATCAACCGCCGCCACAAGAGCAGCCAGTTCAACAACAGCCCGTCCAACAACAGCCGCCAATACAACGCCAGCCGTCCAACTCCTCCGCCCGTTCTCAAACCATCTCTCGACCGTCGCCCGTGGCGTCGTCAAtagcgccgccgtcgccgcaggTCTCCAGCCGACTTCAGCCACCGCTGCACTTCACCTACACGGAATCGTCGCGCGTACAGCCGCCTCCGCAGCAG GTACCGGCTTCTCTACTCTCTCAGTTCCCCGATGCAACTCACAACGCCGTCTCGCCGCCCCAGCTTCACATCCCGGCACAG AGCCACGGGTCAAGAGACGGTGCACCTGCCCACAGTTATCCGCTAACTCACGTGTCTTTCTCCGCGAGCCAGCCGCTGCCTCCGTCAAATATTCAGTCATTTTCACCGCAGATTATCGAGGTGCCGGAACGCGGCCCCGATAGCGTTCTAATGTCCGGGTCGTCGCCCATGTTCCTCAACAGATACGGCCAATCTC ATCAAGGCATTCATTCAGTCTCGTCGAGACCCTATGCATCCGCTCCACAATATTTCGGCTCTCCGCAGTATCAGCAGCCTCAAATGGCGAcacctccaccgccgccacagccgccgccgccgccgccgccgccgccgccgccaccgcaaCCCCTCCAGCATCACATCTCCCaatatcatcatcatcaccaacTGCAACACCACCACGCGCCGCaggtcggcggcggcggcggcgtctttCCTCCGTCGACCTTTGCGTGGCCGGAtaacgacgattcgtcggtCGTCGCCTCTTTTCTATCGAGCCTCATCGAGCAGCAGTCGACCGACTTGAATCAATTGCAGCCGACGATACCTGGGAATGGACTCTCTCCGCCAATGCGGCGATCTTAG
- the LOC136191620 gene encoding low-density lipoprotein receptor-related protein 8-like: MKNSVLFLTIIFVLVQASFACLSTEFECKNEKCVSISHRCDGDNDCRDDSDELDCPSCHSTRAFHCNNSKCVPTSFECDGWDDCGDYSDEIACNETCTVGDFKCHNDLCVPAEYRCDGDNDCGDFSDELLCRDYNCTGDRFRCDNFHCIPNSWVCDGENDCFDFSDETRNCSSPALCYFEFNCGNGRCVPNSYRCDDFDDCGNDADERNCDQSTVSTDSDKSTAGTPEKKIDDSGSSGLSAGGVVGVAFGVAIVFFIAMSAVVIVLGMKIMRSRVPSAGQVESGRDYDKLDYAKDKDDAELIQKL, from the exons ATGAAAAACTCAG TTCTGTTTTTGACGATCATTTTCGTGCTGGTGCAGGCGTCTTTTGCCTGCTTGTCTACCGAATTCGAGTGCAAAAACGAGAAATGCGTGTCAATCAGCCATcgttgcgacggcgacaacgactgtCGAGACGATTCGGACGAACTCGACTGCCCTTCGTGCCATTCCACTCGCGCCTTTCACTGCAACAATAGCAAATGCGTGCCGACTAGCTTTGAGTGCGACGGCTGGGACGACTGCGGCGACTACTCGGACGAAATCGCGTGCAACGAAACGTGTACGGTCGGCGATTTCAAATGCCACAACGACCTGTGCGTACCCGCCGAGTATcgttgcgacggcgacaacgactgcgGAGACTTCTCCGACGAGCTTCTCTGCAGAGACTACAATTGCACGGGAGACCGATTTCGCTGCGACAATTTCCACTGCATACCGAATAGTTGGgtctgcgacggcgaaaacgactgCTTCGACTTTTCCGACGAGACCAGAAACTGTAGCAGCCCTGCACTCTGCTACTTCGAATTCAATTGTGGAAACGGTCGGTGCGTTCCGAACAGTTACCGAtgcgacgacttcgacgattGCGGAAACGACGCAGACGAACGCAATTGCGATCAAAGCACAGTTTCTACTGACAGTGATAAGAGCACAGCTGGTAccccagaaaaaaaaatcgatgaCTCTGGAAGTTCTGGTTTGTCGGCCGGAGGTGTGGTAGGAGTTGCGTTCGGCGTGGCTATTGTCTTCTTTATCGCTATGAGCGCGGTTGTGATCGTGCTGGGAATGAAGATTATGCGAAGTCGCGTTCCAAGCGCCGGTCAAGTCGAATCTGGACGGGATTACGACAAACTCGACTACGCAAAGGACAAGGACGACGCCGAACTCATTCAGAAACTCTAG
- the LOC136191619 gene encoding low-density lipoprotein receptor-like, which produces MKENSVLLLTIVCVLTRASFACLPNVEFECKNEKCVSISHRCDGDNDCRDHSDELDCSSCHSSRAFHCNNSKCVPISFKCDGWDDCGDHSDEIQCNETCADDEFKCHSGLCVPFIFRCDGANDCGDFSDELLCRDFDCAEDRFRCDSGVCILNTWICDGDNDCGDFSDETQSCTEVCHFGGFACGNGLCVPDSYRCDHYDDCENGADERNCDESTVHTSSDQSAVRSSTKKSDDAGGSGLSAGAVVGVAFGVAVVFFIAMSAVVIALGRKIVQMRVPRASQVESARYYKNLDGTTPTEKDDVTLVQEAC; this is translated from the exons ATGAAAGAAAACTCAG TTCTGCTTTTGACGATCGTTTGCGTGCTGACGCGAGCGTCTTTCGCCTGCTTGCCTAACGTCGAATTCGAGTGCAAAAACGAGAAATGCGTGTCAATCAGCCATcgttgcgacggcgacaacgactgtCGAGACCATTCGGACGAACTCGACTGTTCTTCGTGTCATTCCAGTCGCGCCTTTCACTGCAACAACAGCAAATGCGTGCCGATTAGTTTCAAATGCGACGGCTGGGACGACTGCGGTGACCACTCGGACGAAATCCAGTGCAACGAAACGTGTGCGGACGACGAATTCAAATGTCACAGCGGACTGTGCGTACCCTTTATATTTCGTTGCGACGGCGCCAACGACTGCGGAGACTTCTCCGACGAGCTTCTCTGCAGAGACTTTGATTGCGCGGAAGACCGATTTCGCTGCGACAGTGGCGTCTGCATATTAAATACATGGatctgcgacggcgacaacgactgtggagACTTTTCCGACGAGACCCAAAGCTGTACTGAGGTCTGCCACTTCGGGGGGTTTGCATGCGGAAACGGTCTGTGCGTTCCGGATAGCTACCGATGCGACCACTACGACGATTGCGAAAacggcgccgacgaacgCAATTGTGACGAGAGCACAGTTCATACTAGCAGCGATCAGAGCGCCGTACGTAGctcaacaaaaaaatctgATGACGCTGGCGGTTCCGGCTTGTCAGCCGGAGCTGTCGTAGGAGTCGCTTTCGGCGTGGCTGTAGTCTTCTTTATCGCTATGAGCGCTGTTGTGATTGCACTGGGAAGGAAGATTGTGCAAATGCGCGTTCCACGCGCCAGTCAAGTCGAATCTGCACGGTATTATAAAAATCTTGATGGCACAACGCCAACGGAGAAGGACGACGTCACATTAGTTCAGGAGGCTTGCTAG
- the LOC136191606 gene encoding negative elongation factor A-like encodes MATVRESDTLLWLHNKLGADDTWSTGNIASLLTADVLRNARHLLPDLDNRVKLKLLVSLIDIRPRAMEEMKSEVVKLIEQMANEQEPWIQLVAEILRPLPNEKRLDSNPNFPHFDDVLATLRHTLESGNVSNLLPLESPYLNKKVLESLMGKLDAPKSHFQLRKRTKSEILKAELLQKSLDVSQTRKHGALSASFPVRSRLLRQQSESAAGATSSSSSLPKKVPTTPVLPVRRSTFTSLSNRPPSSKKESKIQLIDVSEAPMGPKKRRRPAESTADSTPKRMEPFKAAAISSRASSFASRKSKDVASDDVNRPPATPHYAIGLTSSSPPSSPASQSLPSAAAAAAPPTYALVSAPSALEVPSYVPKPVAMVTAGGTPGTPVFTIATSGLTTSGPPKVVAVERGGERGLPSKGALPSLPPPLARSKLSQPPLPSKAAAAVTAPAAATQPSQKKELRLTREQLTMAQEMFKNANKVNREEKAMILEFMAGSRQNPSGNQGDVVTVLLNQNEERVKTGTAEQRIIIEILFEMNYKTGQWRRLQRKRIMQLANPSV; translated from the exons ATGGCGACCGTTCGCGAGTCGGACACGCTCCTGTGGCTCCACAACAAgctcggcgccgacgacacGTGGAGCACGGGCAACATCGCCTCGCTCCTGACGGCCGACGTGCTTCGCAACGCCCGCCATCTTCTCCCCGACCTCGACAATCGCGTCAAACTCAAACTCCTCGTATCGCTCATCGACATTCGACCGCGAGCGatggaagaaatgaaatcCGAAGTCGTGAAGCTGATCGAACAGATGGCGAACGAGCAGGAGCCGTGGATAcagctcgtcgccgaaattcttcgtcctcttcccaacgaaaaacgactcgatTCGAATCCGAATTTTCctcacttcgacgacgttctggcAACGCTACGTCACACTC TTGAATCGGGAAACGTTTCGAATTTACTTCCGCTCGAAAGTCCATATTTGAACAAGAAAGTCTTGGAATCGTTGATGGGTAAATTGGACGCGCCCAAAAGTCATTTTCAGctgagaaaacgaacgaaatcgGAAATCTTGAAAGCAGAATTGCTTCAAAAGT CATTAGACGTGTCTCAGACTCGAAAGCACGGCGCATTGTCCGCGTCGTTTCCCGTTCGATCGCGTCTCCTCAGACAGCAATCAGAATCag cAGCCGGTGCCacgtcctcctcgtcttcgctccCCAAAAAGGTTCCCACTACGCCCGTCTTACCGGTTCGCCGTAGCACGTTCACGTCCCTATCCAATCGTCCTCCGTCCTCGAAGAAAGAATCTAAAATCCAA CTAATCGACGTCTCCGAAGCTCCCATGGGCCCAaagaagcgtcgtcgtcccgCCGAGTCCACCGCCGACTCGACGCCCAAGCGAATGGAACCCTTCAAAGCCGCCGCCATTTCGTCGAGAGCGTCGAGCTTCGCCTCGCGCAAATCCAAGGACGTCGCTtcggatgacgtcaatcggcCTCCCGCGACTCCTCACTACGCTATaggtttgacgtcgtcgagtccACCGTCGTCTCCCGCGTCGCAATCGCTtccttcggcggcggcggcggcggcgccgcctACGTATGCTCTCGTCTCCGCGCCGTCGGCTTTGGAAGTGCCATCCTACGTTCCGAAACCCGTTGCTATGGTCACCGCGGGTGGGACGCCCGGGACGCCCGTTTTTACCATAGCGACGTCcggtttgacgacgtctGGGCCTCCGAAGGTCGTGGCTGTCGagcgaggaggagaaagggGTCTTCCCTCGAAGGGGGCTCTTCCTTCGTTGCCTCCTCCTCTCGCTCGTTCTAAGCTGAGTCAACCGCCTTTGCCATccaaagcggcggcggcggtgacggCGCCTGCCGCCGCTACTCAGCCTTCTCAGAAGAAAGAACTTCGATTGACG CGTGAGCAATTGACCATGGCTCAGGAAATGTTCAAGAACGCCAATAAAGTGAATCGCGAGGAAAAGGCTATGATACTAGAATTCATGGCTGGATCGCGAC AAAATCCCTCCGGTAAtcaaggcgacgtcgtgacgGTGCTCTTGAATCAGAACGAGGAGAGGGTGAAAACGGGGACGGCCGAGCAGCGAATTATCATTGAGATTTTATTCGAAATGAATTACAAGACGGGACAGTGGCGACGATTGCAGAGGAAGCGGATCATGCAGCTAGCGAACCCATCAGtgtaa
- the LOC136191613 gene encoding low-density lipoprotein receptor-like, with translation MTPSLTCAVFFAFVLMKARTSLAVCLSAQFECDNGDCVRSSYVCDGENDCKDKSDERSCPTTIFATLVPTSQTTCSPLDFICKNGKCVNRIYRCNGNNDCGDYSDEQSCPTRTPTRKPTTHYSMCSLSEFLCDNGDCVRLSYVCDGDNDCGDDSDERSCRTPTLRPTISTPPSTCVSKFQCNNGRCVPRSYQCDGDDDCGDDSDEWRCSSSSPSPSPSPSPSESPESTAEVLITLGATAAGCIVFFGAIYLHKRYRAYRLQHRAPLRVVHTPNPTKATNSMSVEMQTREEPNSVASAPAPVPPPQPAPAPVPYDGQQMPAVGPSYYYPPPEQQVQPPPYYAVAETDIDIRSSDTFGERPPPINPAFQSTY, from the exons ATGACGCCCTCTCTAACATGTGCAG TGTTCTTTGCTTTCGTCCTGATGAAAGCAAGAACGTCGCTCGCCGTCTGCTTGAGTGCTCAATTCGAATGCGACAACGGAGACTGCGTGAGATCTTCCTACgtctgcgacggcgaaaacgactgCAAAGACAAGTCGGACGAACGGTCgtgtccgacgacgattttcgctaCGCTCGTACCGACGAGTCAAACCACTTGTTCGCCACTCGACTTCATATGCAAGAACGGAAAATGCGTGAATAGAATCTACCGGTGCAACGGTAATAATGACTGTGGAGACTATTCAGATGAACAATCGTGCCCTACACGTACGCCTACACGAAAACCGACGACTCACTACTCTATGTGCTCGCTTTCCGAGTTCCTATGCGATAACGGGGACTGCGTACGTCTGAGCTACGtgtgcgacggcgacaacgactgcgGAGACGACTCAGATGAACGCTCGTGCCGCACGCCTACACTAAGACCGACGATATCGACTCCCCCCTCTACGTGCGTTTCTAAATTCCAATGCAATAACGGAAGATGCGTACCTCGAAGCTACcaatgcgacggcgacgacgactgcggaGACGACTCGGACGAATGGCGGTGTTCATCaagttcgccgtcgccgtcgccgtcgccgtcgccgtcggagtCGCCTGAATCTACAGCGGAGGTACTCATTACTCTCGGTGCTACCGCAGCAGGCTGCATCGTGTTCTTTGGCGCAATCTATCTGCATAAACGATATCGAGCCTATCGACTTCAACATCGCGCTCCTCTCAGAGTCGTTCACACGCCGAACCCCACTAAAGCGACAAATTCAATGTCTGTTGAAATGCAAACGAGAGAGGAGCCTAACTCGGTTGCGTCGGCGCCGGCTCCAGTGCCGCCGCCTCAGCCGGCGCCGGCTCCGGTGCCGTACGACGGCCAGCAAATGCCTGCCGTTGGACCGAGCTACTACTATCCGCCTCCGGAACAGCAAGTGCAACCTCCGCCGTACTACGCTGTGGCGGAGACGGATATCGACATTAGAAGCTCTGATACGTTCGGCGAACGGCCTCCGCCAATCAACCCCGCGTTTCAGTCTACGTATTAG
- the LOC136191622 gene encoding uncharacterized protein isoform X1, which yields MALFWKEAVFMVLTVTSSCAFLFDLSCSSSQFQCTNGKCVPSSYRCDNDNDCGDYSDESSCSIYSSLFCMSSQFRCTNGKCVPSSFRCDDDNDCGDNSDEEDCGSVLFDLTSGLSTGVIVGIAVGASGVFLLIVTAIVVAVARSRRNRATATITSTGASCATGVTQIQTSSQQQQQQNFATPAPAPVAQPYYPPQQMTNYSPPPYSADANAYPLVANPGYEAEKAQEAGNMGGNAYGQLPSPVNPNY from the exons ATGGCCTTATTTTGGAAAGAAGCAG TCTTTATGGTACTCACTGTTACCAGCTCTTGTGCGTTTCTGTTCGACTTAAGCTGTTCGTCTTCGCAATTCCAATGCACAAACGGAAAATGCGTGCCTAGCAGCTACCGTtgcgacaacgacaacgactgcGGAGACTACTCTGACGAATCGTCATGCTCTATATATAGTAGCCTCTTCTGCATGTCTTCTCAGTTTCGCTGCACGAACGGAAAATGCGTGCCTAGCAGCTtccgttgcgacgacgacaacgactgcGGAGACAACTCCGACGAAGAGGATTGcg GATCAGTACTATTCGACCTGACGTCGGGGCTGTCGACTGGCGTCATTGTCGGAATAGCGGTCGGCGCATCAGGCGTTTTCCTCCTGATTGTGACGGCAATCGTCGTTGCGGTGGCACGATCGCGAAGAAACCGCGCGACAGCGACGATTACTAGTACAGGCGCATCGTGCGCGACGGGAGTAACACAAATTCAAACTAGCAgccaacaacagcaacagcagaaCTTTGCGACCCCAGCTCCGGCACCCGTCGCTCAGCCGTACTACCCACCTCAACAGATGACCAACTATTCCCCTCCTCCGTACAGCGCGGACGCAAACGCGTATCCTCTTGTCGCCAACCCTGGCTATGAGGCAGAGAAGGCCCAGGAAGCTGGCAATATGGGGGGAAATGCCTACGGTCAACTGCCTTCTCCGGTGAATCCCAACTACTAA